DNA sequence from the Caulobacter segnis genome:
GTAGTTGCGCTGCTCGACGCGCTTCTGGGCGGTGGCGATGGCGTTGTTCAGCCACTTGTGGGTGATCGCCTCGCCTTCCTGGACGCCGAAGGTGCGCATGATCGCGTCCAGGCGCTCGCCGGCGAAGATGCGCAGCAGGTCGTCCTCGCACGACAGGAAGAACTTGCTGCGGCCCGGGTCGCCCTGACGGCCGGTGCGGCCACGCAGCTGGTTGTCGATGCGGCGGCTCTCGTGGCGCTCGGTGCCCAGCACGAACAGGCCGCCGGCGGCCAGGGCCTGGGCCTTGCGGTCGGCGATCTCGGCCTCGAGCCGCGCGCGTTCCTCGACCTCGTCCTCGTGGGTGATCTCGAGGCCCATGCCCTTCTGCTGCTGGCGCCAGTTGAACAGGCGCATGTCGATGCTGCCGCCCAGCTGGATGTCGGTGCCGCGGCCGGCCATGTTGGTGGCGATGGTCACTGCGCCGGGCACGCCCGCGTCGGCGACGATCAGGGCTTCCTGCTCGTGGAAGCGGGCGTTCAGCACCTGGTGCGGGATGCCCTTCTGCTTCTTGCCGTCGTTCTCGAACGAGAAGCTGGACAGCAGCTTGGACAGCTCTTCGGACTTCTCGATCGAGACGGTGCCGACCAGGATCGGCTGGCCGCGCACGTGGCAGTCGGCGATCTGCTTGAGGATGGCCTCGTTCTTCTCGCGCTCGGTGCGATAGACCTCGTCGTCGTCGTCGATGCGCTGGATGGTGCGGTTGGTCGGAATTTCCGAGACGCTCATCTTGTAGATGTCGTCGAATTCCTGGGCTTCGGTCGAGGCCGTGCCGGTCATGCCCGACAGCTTCTTGTAGAGGCGGAAGTAGTTCTGGATCGTCACCGAGGCCAGGGTCTGGTTCTCGGGCTGGATGTCGGCGCCTTCCTTGGCCTCGATGGCCTGGTGCAGGCCTTCCGACAGGCGGCGGCCGGTCATCATGCGGCCGGTGAACTCGTCGATCAGGATGACCTCGCCGCCCTTGACGATGTAGTCCTTGTCGCGCGTGTACAGCACGTTGGCGCGCAGGGCCTGGTTGACGTGGTGCACCACCGAGACGTTGGCCGCGTCGTAGAGGCCCGCCGAGTCCTCGGCCAGGTGGCCGCCCGACATCAGGATCTCCTCGATCCGCTCCTGGCCGTCCTCGGTCAGGATGACCTGCTTCTGCTTCTCGTCGTGGTCGTAGTTGGTCTTGTCCAGGATCAGCTGCTTCACCAGCACGTCGATCGTCTTGTAGAACTCGCTGCGGTCTTCGGTCGGGCCCGAGATGATCAGCGGGGTGCGGGCCTCGTCGATCAGGATCGAGTCCACTTCGTCGACGATGACGAAGTTGTGGCCGCGCTGGACCATCTCGTCGACGCTGTAGACGAGGTTGTCGCGCAGGTAGTCGAAGCCGAACTCGTTGTTGGTGCCGTAGGTGATGTCGCTGCGGTACGCGCGCTGACGCTCGCCTTGGCTCAGGCCGTTGACGATGACGCCGTAGGACAGGCCCAGGAAGTTGTAGATCTGGCCCATCCAGTCGGCGTCGCGGCGGGCCAGGTAGTCGTTGACGGTGATGACGTGGACGCCCTTGCCTTCCAGGGCGTTCAGATAGGTCGGCAGGGTGGCGACAAGGGTCTTGCCTTCACCCGTGCGCATTTCCGAGATGCCCGAGAAGTGCAGCACCATGCCGCCGACCATCTGGACGTCGAAGTGGCGCATGCCCAGCACGCGCTTGGAGGCCTCGCGCACGGCGGCGAAGGCTTCGTTCAGAAGGTCGTCAAGCGTCTCGCCCTTTTCCAGGCGCGCCTTGAACTCGGCGGTCTTGCCCTTCAGGGCCTCGTCCGAGAGGGCGGCGTACTCGGGCTCGTAGGCGTTGATCTTCGCGACGCGCGCTTGGAAGGTCTTGACCTTGCGTTCGTTGGAAGAGCCGAAGAGCTTTTTGGCGAGACCAAGCATGCGGGGGGAATCCGAAGGACGGTTTGACGTGGAGGCCGGCGCTAAGGCTTTACGGGCCTCGACTACGGGAAACGGAGCCGCAGCAGGATCAGCGGAAAATCCGCTTCTCCAGTGCGGCCGGAGACTTAAGCACCGGTCATCTTGGTGTCAACGCGAAGACCCCGGCGTAAGTAAGGCTTTCGGGCCGGTTAGTGGCCGTCCCGCCTCAGTTTTCGCAAGAGCGCGTTAGGGTTAGGCGTGAGCGCCTAACCCGCCCGAACGCGCTCTCAATGCTAGAAGATCGAGCCTGTTTATCCGGTTTGGATGGGTCCATCCAAACCGTACAGGCTCGAGCCCGAACGCTTTGTGTGGCGAAGCCGTTTCCACTCGGCGAGAAACCGCGCTAGAGCCCATTGCAACAAAGCCGGAGATCTTGGCCTTGAAGACCACTTTCCGCCTCATGGGCGTGCTCAGCGCCTGCGCCCTGCTATTGGTCGCCTGCGGCCAGAACAAGGTCGCCGAAAAGCCGCCCGAGCCGGGCGACACCGCCGTGGCCCGCGTCAACGGCCAGGTGATCTGGGCCAGCGACGTCAAGCGCGAGGCCGTGGCCCAGGGCCTGATCAGCGAGGGCGAGCCGCTGGACGTCTCCAGCGAGGTGTTCCGCCAGCGCCTGGACGAGGTCATCGACCAGAAGCTGCTGGCCGCCGAGGCCGCCAAGCGCAAGATCGACAAGGACCCGATCGCCCAGCGCCGCCTGGCCGCCGCCCGCGAACGCATCCTGGGCGACATGCTGGTCGAGGGCGTGGTCGAGAAGGCCGTCACCGAGGACGCCATCCGCAAGCTCTACGCCGAGCAGCAGAAGCTCTCGAAGCGCTCGGAGGAGATCCGCGCCCGCCAGATCATCGTCGGCAGCCAGGCCGAGGCCGAGAGCGTCAAGAAGCTGCTGGCCTCGGGCGCCTCGTTCGACGCCTTGGCCATGGAGCGCTCGACCGACCAGGCCACCCGCTTCAACGGCGGCGACCTGGGCTATTTCACCCTGGACGTGATGCCCGAGCCCTATGGCGTGGCCCTGAAGGACGCCCAGAAGGGCGCTCTCGTCGGACCTTTCGCGGCCGAGGGCGGCTGGGTCCTGGTCCGGGTCGAGGACAAGCGCACCGAGGAGCCGATCACGCTCGAGGCCGCCCGGCCGCAGATCGTCCGCTTCCTGACCTATGACCAGGTCCGCGACATCCTCGAAAAGCTGCGCGGCTCGGCCAAGGTCGAGATGCTGATCGGCAAGGCCCAGGACGCCTCCGTCACCGGCGCCCAGGAACCGGCCTCGGCCCCGCCCGAAGCGCCGGTCGGCGCCCCGGCCTCGGCCCCGCCGCCTCCCGCCCAACCCGCCAAGAAGTAAAGAAGCGGTTCATGACCAAGACTCCCAAAGCTTCGGGCAAGAAGACAGCCGCGAAGGCCCCTGAAGTCGCGTCGGCTTCGGCGACGTCCAATCCCGTCGCGGCCGCCGGCGCCGCCATCGAGCGCGCGCTGGTCGACCCGCTGACCTCGGCCCTGAAGCGCGCTGGCCTGCGTCGCGCCCAGAAGTCGGCCAGCGAGGGCTCGCCCGGCGTCGCGGCGCCGGCCAAGCCCGCCCCCGCCGGCGCCGGCAAGCCGGGCCTGGCGATCTCGCCCCTGGCCGTGCCGTTTCCGCTCATCCCGCCGATCCCTGGCGTCGAG
Encoded proteins:
- a CDS encoding peptidyl-prolyl cis-trans isomerase — protein: MALKTTFRLMGVLSACALLLVACGQNKVAEKPPEPGDTAVARVNGQVIWASDVKREAVAQGLISEGEPLDVSSEVFRQRLDEVIDQKLLAAEAAKRKIDKDPIAQRRLAAARERILGDMLVEGVVEKAVTEDAIRKLYAEQQKLSKRSEEIRARQIIVGSQAEAESVKKLLASGASFDALAMERSTDQATRFNGGDLGYFTLDVMPEPYGVALKDAQKGALVGPFAAEGGWVLVRVEDKRTEEPITLEAARPQIVRFLTYDQVRDILEKLRGSAKVEMLIGKAQDASVTGAQEPASAPPEAPVGAPASAPPPPAQPAKK
- the secA gene encoding preprotein translocase subunit SecA, with the protein product MLGLAKKLFGSSNERKVKTFQARVAKINAYEPEYAALSDEALKGKTAEFKARLEKGETLDDLLNEAFAAVREASKRVLGMRHFDVQMVGGMVLHFSGISEMRTGEGKTLVATLPTYLNALEGKGVHVITVNDYLARRDADWMGQIYNFLGLSYGVIVNGLSQGERQRAYRSDITYGTNNEFGFDYLRDNLVYSVDEMVQRGHNFVIVDEVDSILIDEARTPLIISGPTEDRSEFYKTIDVLVKQLILDKTNYDHDEKQKQVILTEDGQERIEEILMSGGHLAEDSAGLYDAANVSVVHHVNQALRANVLYTRDKDYIVKGGEVILIDEFTGRMMTGRRLSEGLHQAIEAKEGADIQPENQTLASVTIQNYFRLYKKLSGMTGTASTEAQEFDDIYKMSVSEIPTNRTIQRIDDDDEVYRTEREKNEAILKQIADCHVRGQPILVGTVSIEKSEELSKLLSSFSFENDGKKQKGIPHQVLNARFHEQEALIVADAGVPGAVTIATNMAGRGTDIQLGGSIDMRLFNWRQQQKGMGLEITHEDEVEERARLEAEIADRKAQALAAGGLFVLGTERHESRRIDNQLRGRTGRQGDPGRSKFFLSCEDDLLRIFAGERLDAIMRTFGVQEGEAITHKWLNNAIATAQKRVEQRNYEIRKNLLKYDDVVNDQRKAVFEQRQEFMESDDLSDIIVEMRQDTIDDLVARHLPPKAYAEQWDVEGLKERVQSILGLDLPIEAWAAEEGIADEEIKDRIQKAADEYAAQREVIITPEQMRSVEKNFLLQMIDLQWREHLMHLDHLRNVIGLRGYGQRDPLNEYKTEAFSLFEKLLGDLRTNTTRWLMTVEIAYAEPEIPHTPLEGLQEVHLDPLTGENAAVAGAIPDGLSPQQREALPVSALPEDWERTNRNAPCPCGSGKKFKQCHGSLV